Proteins found in one Lycium ferocissimum isolate CSIRO_LF1 chromosome 6, AGI_CSIRO_Lferr_CH_V1, whole genome shotgun sequence genomic segment:
- the LOC132059892 gene encoding putative late blight resistance protein homolog R1A-3 → MADAVVNFLVENLLQLLSENIELVKGVDDDFKNLLEEVQRLKAFLDDAAKFHRDSDSKQWDQLVKEIQKTVHKTEDVIDKFLVQSKLHRQKNRVGRIFDVGHLNTVRELAKEIKGIHEKVKQLRENNKDAFQPKPVHELPKKGAGPEQGPSLEDAEVVGFDEEANKVIKRLVEGPAGSLDIVPVVGMPGLGKTTLARKIYNDSRLSYEFFSVIWVFVGQTYNIKDIFLNIIKFFTKRIDEHQGEDVDKLAKIISGYMNKGGRCLIVLDDVWAVEVIDDVKKVFPENKKGHRIMMTTREGIVAKYANKDPHNLKFLTKGESFELLVKRVFGKESCPDDLEGLGTRIAGKCSGVPLAVVVIAGALRGRPNRNDWQRVERNVVEHLINKDDPKSCLKFVGMSYDRLPQEMQTCFLYSSVFPRGFDIPSWKLIRLWIAEGLIKPQQAYTLEEIAEFYLNDLVNRNLVILMKKRSDGQIKTCRLHDMLHEFCRKEAANKWLFQEICTTADNAIPSIQDSDACRRLCIQPSILDKFLLEKPFAEHVRSFYCFSSEQKQIELSPNDIKLIHRAFPLLRVLDVESLTFLFSKEFNQLYHLRYVAISGDFKALPPTFGKFWNLQTLVLNTSTSESTIEVKADIWNLLQLRHLHTNIPAKLPAPATTTGRTTSCLQTLSMVAPESCKKDVLAKACQLKKLSIRGHMAAFLDTHKGGISNLEELKCLEHLKLLNDVLYMNKPVHLPAAFFRLVRTVKKLTLANTRFSWSDANRLAQLESLEVLKLKENAFLGESWEPEIGGFSALQVLRLERSELESWVASNRNFPILRHLILISCDKLKAVPLELADIPNFQEMRMDNTSKSAVKSAKEIESKKSKSIKFKLTIFPPENESKAAQ, encoded by the exons ATGGCAGACGCAGTGGTGAACTTTCTGGTGGAGAACTTGTTGCAGTTATTAAGTGAAAATATTGAGCTGGTTAAAGGCGTAGACGACGATTTCAAAAATTTGCTGGAAGAAGTTCAACGCCTAAAAGCCTTCTTAGACGATGCTGCGAAATTCCACAGAGACAGTGACAGCAAACAATGGGATCAGTTGGTGAAGGAAATTCAAAAAACG GTACATAAAACTGAGGATGTCATTGATAAATTCCTGGTTCAATCGAAGCTGCACAGACAAAAGAATAGAGTGGGAAGAATCTTCGATGTGGGGCATCTAAATACAGTCAGGGAGCTTGCAAAGGAGATCAAAGGCATCCATGAGAAGGTGAAGCAACTTCGCGAAAACAATAAAGATGCTTTCCAGCCTAAACCTGTTCATGAGCTCCCTAAAAAAGGTGCCGGACCCGAGCAG GGTCCTTCTTTGGAAGATGCTGAAGTGGTCGGGTTTGATGAGGAAGCGAACAAGGTGATCAAGCGACTTGTTGAAGGACCAGCGGGAAGTCTAGACATTGTCCCAGTGGTGGGTATGCCAGGGCTCGGGAAAACTACACTGGCAAGAAAAATCTACAATGATTCTCGACTTTCATATGAATTTTTCAGCGTCATTTGGGTTTTCGTGGGGCAAACTTATAATATAAAGGacattttccttaatattatcAAATTCTTCACGAAACGCATTGATGAACATCAAGGTGAGGATGTGGACAAATTAGCTAAGATAATAAGTGGTTATATGAATAAAGGAGGTAGATGCCTCATTGTTTTAGACGATGTGTGGGCAGTAGAAGTCATTGATGATGTAAAGAAAGTTTTCCCAGAAAACAAAAAAGGCCACCGGATCATGATGACAACTCGCGAAGGCATTGTAGCTAAATATGCCAATAAAGATCCTCACAACCTGAAATTTTTGACTAAAGGAGAAAGTTTCGAGTTGTTGGTAAAGAGAGTTTTTGGCAAGGAAAGTTGTCCTGATGATTTAGAAGGACTTGGAACAAGGATTGCAGGAAAATGTAGTGGAGTACCACTTGCTGTAGTGGTGATTGCCGGAGCATTAAGAGGTCGCCCCAACAGAAATGATTGGCAAAGAGTTGAGAGAAATGTGGTGGAGCATCTGATAAATAAGGATGATCCTAAGAGCTGCTTGAAATTTGTGGGGATGAGTTACGATCGTTTGCCCCAAGAAATGCAGACGTGTTTCTTGTATTCTAGTGTCTTCCCTCGAGGCTTCGATATCCCTTCTTGGAAATTGATTCGCTTGTGGATAGCGGAGGGGCTAATAAAGCCCCAACAGGCGTACACTCTTGAGGAGATAGCTGAGTTTTATTTGAACGATCTTGTCAATAGAAACTTAGTGATATTGATGAAAAAGAGGTCTGATGGTCAAATAAAAACATGTCGTCTCCATGACATGTTGCACGAGTTTTGCAGAAAGGAGGCTGCTAACAAATGGCTTTTTCAAGAAATATGTACAACAGCTGATAATGCTATTCCTTCTATACAAGACTCAGATGCTTGTCGTCGATTGTGCATTCAACCCTCTATTCTGGATAAGTTTCTCTTAGAAAAACCTTTTGCAGAACATGTTAGATCTTTCTACTGTTTTTCCTCAGAACaaaaacaaattgaattgtCTCCTAACGACATCAAACTCATCCACAGAGCTTTTCCACTTCTCAGGGTCTTGGACGTTGAGTCCCTCACATTTCTTTTCTCCAAGGAATTTAACCAATTATATCATTTGAGGTATGTTGCCATCTCAGGTGACTTCAAGGCCCTTCCTCCGACCTTTGGGAAATTCTGGAATTTACAGACTCTTGTACTAAATACAAGTACCTCAGAGTCCACCATTGAGGTAAAAGCTGACATATGGAACTTGTTACAGTTAAGGCATCTCCATACCAACATACCTGCAAAATTACCAGCCCCTGCTACGACGACAGGTAGAACAACTTCCTGTCTACAAACTCTTTCTATGGTTGCACCAGAAAGTTGCAAGAAAGATGTGCTAGCAAAGGCTTGTCAGCTTAAAAAATTGAGCATTCGAGGGCATATGGCAGCTTTTCTTGATACACACAAGGGTGGAATTAGCAATCTTGAAGAGCTAAAGTGCCTAGAGCATTTGAAACTGTTGAATGATGTTCTTTACATGAATAAACCAGTTCACCTTCCTGCAGCATTCTTCAGACTTGTACGTACAGTGAAGAAGTTAACTTTGGCAAACACAAGGTTTTCTTGGAGTGATGCGAATAGATTGGCACAGTTGGAATCACTGGAGGTACTAAAGTTGAAAGAAAATGCATTCCTAGGTGAGTCTTGGGAGCCGGAGATAGGAGGTTTTAGCGCACTTCAGGTCCTCCGGCTTGAAAGGTCAGAATTAGAATCTTGGGTGGCATCGAATCGTAACTTCCCAATACTTAGGCACCTTATTCTTATCTCCTGTGATAAGCTCAAGGCTGTTCCACTTGAGCTGGCTGATATACCAAACTTTCAAGAGATGAGAATGGACAACACAAGCAAATCCGCAGTAAAATCAGCAAAAGAAATAGAAAGCAAGAAATCGAAAAGCATCAAATTCAAGCTCACCATATTCCCTCCTGAAAATGAATCCAAGGCCGCACAGTAA